The DNA region CAGGGATTGAGTCAATCAAGGAGGGGGtgtcatcaaggggaaacaaacacagcagtcacagcGTActctggcccgtgatgaaactcattttcaaagcttctctggtgCGCAcctcttcctggtgtgctcttctaatcaccctggtgtctggctgcgtgtaatagcagccaggtgatttgcctcagcctcccaccctgccataaaggtctccctcttactctcacagagattgtggagcacacagcaagcagcaataacaaagagttaattaaatattggtttggctgaggtgtGAGTGAGTCAGCAATGTGCGCCAGCACGCCTTTAAAGTACCAAatacacattctaccaccattctgcacttgctcagcctgtagttgaacaactcctgactactgtccaggctgcctgtgtatggcttcatgagccatggcatcaaggggtaggctgggtcccccaggataactacaggcatttcaacatccccaactgttattttctggtctgggaagtaattcccttgctgcagccgtttaaacagagtagtgttcctgaagacgagcgtcatgaacccttcccggcatcccacgtggatgttggtgaaacgtccttgtgatccgccagtgcttgcagcacacaTGGAAAGTACCCCTTGGGTTTATGTACTGGGtacctggtgctccggtgccaagatagggatatgggttccatctatccccaccacagttagggaatcccattgcagcaaatcCATCCACCatgatctgcacatttcccagagtcacaaccttttgtagcagcagcttaatgattgctttggctacttgcatcacagcagcccccacagtagatttccccactccaaattgattcccaactgaccggtagctgtctggcgttgcaagcttccagagggctatcgccactcgcttctcaactgtgagggctgttctcatcttggtattctggcgtgtcagggcagaggaaagcaagtcacaaagtttcatgaaagtgtccttatgcatgcgaaagttttgcagccactgggaatcgtcccaaacctgcaaaactatgcggtcccaccagtctgtgcttgtttcctggtcCCAAAATTGGTgttccatggctagaacctgccccattaccagcaggatcttcaaagcgcaggggcccacggtttgagagaattctgtgtccatatcCTCATTGCTCTTGTCGCTGCGCtgctgtagccgcctcctcctcgcctagttttgcaggtcctggttcagcatagactgcacgagaatgagcgaggtgtttacaatgtccatgactgctgtcttgagctcagcagggtgcatgcttgctgtgctatggcgtttgcacagttcacccagaaaaaaggtgcgaaacggttgtctgctgctttcatgaagggagggggtgaggctgtacccagaaccacccgcgacaatgttttttgtcccatcaggcactgggatctcaacccagaaatctaatgggtgggggagactgcgggaactatgggatagctatgggatagctacccacagtgcaatgctccagaaatcgacaccagcctcggtacatggacacacaccgccgaattaatgtgcttagtgtggccgtgtgcacttgactttatacaatctgtttaaaaaaaaaaaaaacggtttctgtaaaatcggtataatcccgtagtgtagacagacccttagttACATAGGAGAAAGAGTAGTAGCTGTAGATCATACAAGTTAGTACAGTAGCATGCGCTTACTCTTTCTGGCTGTAGAGCACAGGAAGTTTGTCCACTCTTTTCCTTTAACCTAACAGTCATCACAGCCACAATGTTAGTAAACTTATTTGTCTGTGAGTCCCCTCTTTGTTTGTATAATATTAGGTGTTAAGTCCTTATTAGCATGTTTAGAATTTTATGTAATTCTTAGTTAACACTCAATATAGTGTTAAAACCATATTCCCCAGTATACAACATAGTATACTCAATTTGTGATCTCCTGCTATGTAATGCTAATTTCCTTTTGCATAATTGATCATTTCAAAGAGTATAGCCAGATCTACAGTTGTCACTTACTTGAACTTTTAAAGTACACCTATCCAATGTCCATGAATATCTGGGTATACACTTGTGACAGGGCCACTCACTTGCATCTTTAAGGGCTAGGAGTTAGCCAGTCCTCTTCAATTTTTCAGATCCAGCTGGGAAGGAGGTCAGGTGATGCCTATAACTGGCTGAGAACTCAGCTGCAGGTGGGAGATTGAAGGGAAGGGTATATCCTTTCAGGCTGAGAGGGACAAGGGGAAAAGTCTCTGGGAGGTATTGCCCATGATGGGTAGAGgaattgctttttgttttgatattttgctTAAGTTTTgtgttgaaaaataaaactgtgcCCTGAAAAAGATGCAGGCATGGCTGCGAGGCTTGCAGCTCACCAGATCAGCAGCTTACATGTAGTGGAGAGGGGGGGGCAGCTGATTGGCCCTGGAACTAAGGCAACAGACAGCCCAAAGCCAGACTGGTTGCACTGACACACCACCTTTCTCAGCACTAAGTCACTTAGTACCTTGCCTTGAATTCTTCAGTCCAAGGAGTCACTATGTTGTATAgggcatttttaatttattaaagttAAATTAGTACAGATTTAGTATGGATAAAACTAAGTAGACAATTTTAGTTTCTAAAATAAGTACAGTTTTTGtctaatgaatttttttaaagtctgactCCCTGAAATCAACTTAATAAATATTGTAATCTTATTAGAAGTGATGGGTGTTGGGACAAAATTAAATTTTTCTAGAGTATTTGTAAAGTTCTTTAAGTACTGAGTAGTACTTTGGCTCAAACAGCAttttgggagagggaaggaaagaaacagGAGGTTCCTGAAACTTTTAGAGCTTgggttttctgatttttttttttttttttttccttttggcctTTCCCTGGAGCTCTTCCAAGTACttgaaataaatcagttttatggAATGTAAGGCATATGAGTTAGTTTGTACACGTGCTTCCTTTTTActatctttaatatttttatattcaaatCATAGGATGGATAAGCTTACACAAGTCCTGCAGTGCTGTGCATGAATTTCATATAAACGTTGTGTGTGATCATTCTGGGACAAGCTGGTAAAGGATTCCTGAATACATTGCTAATGACCTTTGGTTCTCAGTTCACTTGATGTCAATATAGCACTGACTCCTGAAAACAGTCTTCTTAAGAGGATGCTAGTCATTTGTATTTAGATTTGCTGTTAAATGTCTGAAGTCAAATATCAGTGTCAACATTTACCATACAAAAGAGAAGAATAtgattaaatttttatttattatgaataGATTCTGCTCCTGGCACGAAAGTACTATACATTTAGTACAGAATAACACTTCAAAGACCCATAAGATTTTTGCTGTTGTTGCTGTTCACACTTGATGAAAACAGGACAGCCCTATTTTCAAATGACTTTCCATCCCCATTCTACCTCTTGTACAACTTTTCATAGAAGacaagttttgtttatttaaacaaatctAGTGATCTCTGTATTTAAACTTTTAGGCCAAACTTCTAAAACTGGATGCCTAAAATTAGCCTCCTATATAAAAGTGGCacgattttcagaggtgctgatctccctcagttcccactgaagtcaatggaagctgaaggAAACGCATCACCTCTGAGAATCAAGCTactttttttctctattttgtgAAGAAAGGAGGATGGAGATTAAATATGGATATACAagactaattttaaaaatccatatttgAGAATTTTGATGTAATTTGTGTAAGACAGAATTTCTTTATTCATTGATCTCTTCCTCATCATCTTCAAATGTTTCCTCTCCATCATTTGCCGTAGCTTCTTGGTACTGCTGGTACTCCGAAACCAGGTCATTCATGTTGCTTTCTGCTTCTGTAAATTCCATCTCATCCATCCCTTCTCCTGTAAACCAATGGAGGAAAGCCTTTCTCCTGAACATGGCAGAGAACTGCTCAGAGATCCTTTTGAAGAGCTCTTGAATAGCTGTGCTGTTGCCAATGAAGGTGGAGGCCATCTTGAGGCCACGGGGTGGGATGTCACAAACTGCCACCTTGACATTATTTGGGATCCATTCCACAAAGTAGCTGCTGTTCTTGTTTTGGATGGCCAGCATCTGCTCATCAACCTCTTTCATGGACATGGGACCTCGGAATACTGTTGCCACTGTTAAGTATCGTCCATGTCTTGGGTCACAGGCTGCCATCATGTTTTTGGCATCGAACATCTGTTGCGTGAGCTCTGGAACAGTGAGTGCTCGGTATTGCTGACTGCCTCGGGCTGTCAAAGGAGCAAACCCTGGCATGAAAAAGTGAAGGCGTGGGAATGGCACCATATTCACTGCCAGTTTTCGAAGGTCAGCATTTAGCTGGCCTGGAAAACGCAATGATGTAGTTACTCCACTCATTGTAGCGGACACCAAATGGTTTAAATCTCCATACGTCGGGGTGGTGAGCTTCAAGGTGCGGAAACAAATGTCATACAAAGCTTCATTATCAATGCAGTAAGTTTCATCTGTGTTTTCAACCAGCTGGTGGACTGAGAGTGTAGCATTATAAGGCTCCACCACTGTGTCAGAGACTTTTGGAGAGGGCATGACACTAAATGTATTCATTATCCTATCAGGATATTCCTCTCGGATTTTGCTGATGAGTAGCGTTCCCATGCCAGAACCTGTTCCTCCTCCAAGGGAATGAGTGAGCTGAAATCCTTGTAAGCAATCACAGTGTTCACATTCTTTTCTTACAACATCAAGCACTGAATCTACCAGCTCTGCTCCTTCTGTATAGTGTCCTTTGGCCCAGTTATTTCCTGCACCTGTTTGTCCTGAAATAATGTAggataaaggaaaaaatattactGATAGGATTTGATGGTTGGAGGCTTGATGATCTCAAATCACATACAATGAATTGTTTTAAATTTGTGAGCTAGTAAACCAGACTCTCTGGTCTTCCTTACAAATATGTACAGAAGAATTACTAGTGGCATTTTTTGACAATGAGCACACAAAAACATATTGTTAATTACGTTAGCTGTAATTTCTGACAGACACTGAAGAGGAAATTAGGTTTTCCAAATATTATTCCAAATATTAACTGAACTTTATCTTTAGTTACTAAGTTTAGTTGAATTTACTTCCTGACTTTCTCTCAGCTTGGATAGTGAAAATTGGCTAGTCTGTTTCATGGTCATGTCTAATAATTTCAACTTTTTAGTTCCCATTGATGAACAATATTTGAATTGTAGACTCCACAGAGGGAAtggtattcttttaaaaataagctgtttccactgaaagatttaaaaatcacAGAATAATAATGAATGCATTGCTTTATACTTCCCTAAATGCTTTAAAACCTAAATTCCTTTTAATGTCCTAATCTGGTGTGAATCTTgtcattttaatgtatattttgtgatctttagcACAAAGGTGCCAGATTAAAACACTCAGAAACCGAACCTCTCTATAGATCCGCAGAAGAGTTGTAGCAATGGGCAGTTTTAGAGCAAGTTTCACATGTTGCTTTGCCCATTGTGCCTCATCCAGGCATCCCTGGTGTGGATGGCCCAATTCTAGGCATAAGAGAGTGTGTTTCAGTTTCCATgcccattaatttatttttcatggcCTTGTGCCTGCATCTTGTATCCGCCACTGActccagtgcaaagtgagtgcaaaacaCAACTATCCTCATCTGGCAGTGGGgccagtggggatgggggagttgATGGACACCACTCACTTGTGACCTTTAGGTGTATGTGTGGCACCTTTTCACACAGGGCTGGAGACTGAGTCTGCCCCACTCTCACCCAGCACCGatggctcctgtcctgcagggctgagcctggcTTCCCATTCCAGGTATTGTGAAATGCCACATGGGGTTGCAGGGTGCTGTGACCCCATGTGCCATGTAGGGTTGAcaatcctccaggattgccctggagtctccaggaattaaaaattaatctttcattaaCGATTGTtacgtgatgaaacctccaggaatatgtccaaccaaaattggcaaccctagtaccATGTCACAATGCTACTCTCTCACATTTGGCTTGGC from Chelonoidis abingdonii isolate Lonesome George chromosome 2, CheloAbing_2.0, whole genome shotgun sequence includes:
- the TUBB6 gene encoding tubulin beta-6 chain, with the protein product MREIVHIQAGQCGNQIGTKFWEVISDEHGIDPTGGYAGDSALQLERINVYYNESSSQKYVPRAVLVDLEPGTMDSVRSGPFGQLFRPDNFIFGQTGAGNNWAKGHYTEGAELVDSVLDVVRKECEHCDCLQGFQLTHSLGGGTGSGMGTLLISKIREEYPDRIMNTFSVMPSPKVSDTVVEPYNATLSVHQLVENTDETYCIDNEALYDICFRTLKLTTPTYGDLNHLVSATMSGVTTSLRFPGQLNADLRKLAVNMVPFPRLHFFMPGFAPLTARGSQQYRALTVPELTQQMFDAKNMMAACDPRHGRYLTVATVFRGPMSMKEVDEQMLAIQNKNSSYFVEWIPNNVKVAVCDIPPRGLKMASTFIGNSTAIQELFKRISEQFSAMFRRKAFLHWFTGEGMDEMEFTEAESNMNDLVSEYQQYQEATANDGEETFEDDEEEINE